The window ACCGACATGCCGCGCTGCCGGGCGGCCCGGATCGCGCCGAGCGCCATCAGGTCGGAGCCGCAGACGATGCCGGTGACGCCGCGCTCCAGCAGCCGGGCGGCGGCGGCCTCGCCACCCTCCACACCGAACAGGGAGAGCTCGGCCAGCTCGTCGAGGCCGGCCTCGTCGACGCCGACCAGCCGGCTCATCGCGGCCCGGAAGCCGGCCACCCGGCGCTGCACCGGCACGAAGCGGTCCGGGCCGGTGATCAGGCCGATGCGGCGGTGCCCGAGCGCCACCAGGTGGGCCACGGCCAGCTCGGTGGCCTCGCCGTCGTCGCAGGAGACGAAGGGCGCGGGGATGCCGGGCGCGTACCCGTTGATCATCACGACGGGCAGCGGGCGGGCGATCAGGGCCCGGTAGCGGTCGTGGTTGGCGGCGGTGTCGGCGTGCAGGCCGGAGACGAAGACTATTCCGGAGACCTGCCGGTCCAGCAGCATCTCGACGTACTCGTCCTCGGTGACCCCGCCGGCCGTCTGGGTGCAGAGCACGGGGGTGAAGCCGCTCTGCGCCAGGGTCGACTCGATCACCTGGGCGAAGGCGGGGAAGATCGGGTTGTCGAGTTCGGGGACCACCAGACCCACGAGACCGGCGCTGCGCTTGCGTAGCCGGGCCGGGCGCTCGTAACCGAGCACATCGAGGGCGGTGAGTACGGCTTGCCGGGTCTCGGGGGCCACTCCCGGGCGGTCGTTGAGCACCCGCGACACCGTGGCCTCGCTGACTTCGGCCTGTAGGGCGATGTCGGACAGTCGAGCGCGCATGGGCGCACTTTAGCTCAAAGGCAAGTTCTTGCGTAC is drawn from Micromonospora sp. NBC_01740 and contains these coding sequences:
- a CDS encoding LacI family DNA-binding transcriptional regulator, coding for MRARLSDIALQAEVSEATVSRVLNDRPGVAPETRQAVLTALDVLGYERPARLRKRSAGLVGLVVPELDNPIFPAFAQVIESTLAQSGFTPVLCTQTAGGVTEDEYVEMLLDRQVSGIVFVSGLHADTAANHDRYRALIARPLPVVMINGYAPGIPAPFVSCDDGEATELAVAHLVALGHRRIGLITGPDRFVPVQRRVAGFRAAMSRLVGVDEAGLDELAELSLFGVEGGEAAAARLLERGVTGIVCGSDLMALGAIRAARQRGMSVPGELSVVGYDDSPLMAFTDPPLTTMRQPVAAMAVAAVRALVDEINGHAAPHSEYVFRPELVVRGSTAVAPTDAARPAPGGATRQRPAPPALAVPA